A DNA window from Purpureocillium takamizusanense chromosome 9, complete sequence contains the following coding sequences:
- the MIC60 gene encoding MICOS complex subunit mic60 (EggNog:ENOG503Q3JX~COG:M~TransMembrane:1 (i165-184o)) — protein MLRSSLRTVRVLGGRPVAAAAVRQWPIAASQRAGLLGSRSFADQKKPGDDVSKPPVLPASETLSSERSPPPAGLGQAKPETAKDVPLTPPTPSEAVDRQTKPATTIDDVGETRVKHGSIDPLAGGKPEPTATIDDVGESTVLQSKVPPPPPSPPKKKGFIRRLRNFVFTLILLGAVGFGGGVWYSRINDNFHDFFTEYVPFGEQAVLYLEEMEFRKRFPQASASGSRPRETNEQVRIPAQSGASWRVADSGEPAGRHSSANPVSKRPTKQPDEPAKAESPKPPAQETQPAPAKPVEKATPQVTERSPKSSTESFKAPEVNEPSKFPPLAPIDLMALPDAKEPVVRDLVHMLNDLILVINADNAHGKYGTTINKAKNEVTRIGDRLKAMRDGVEKKAAKEVKSSIEEFDKAATELIKRVENTMLAQEIDWRREFEQEMTTVRESYDERVKLLLEREKKLNEEKLHNQLLEQAVALKKEFVQEVKDRVEQEREGRLGKLTELSSAVADLEKLTTGWNDVVDSNLKTQQLHVAVEAVRASLEDAQHPRPFIRELVALKEIANDSPVVDAAIASVNPSAYQRGISTSAQLIDRFRRVANEVRKASLLPEDAGVASHASSWVLSHVMFKKEGLAAGDDVESILTRTQTYLEEGDLDSAAREMNGLQGWAKTLSKDWLGEVRKALEVQQALDVIATEARLQSLRVE, from the exons ATGCTGCGATCATCGCTTCGGACAGTGAGGgtgctcggcggcaggcccgttgcggcggccgccgtgcgccAATGGCCCATTGCCGCGTCGCAGCGAGCTGGTCTGCTTGGCTCG CGTTCCTTCGCCGACCAGAAGAAGCCTGGAGACGACGTTTCAAAACCCCCGGTCTTGCCTGCCTCTGAGACGCTGAGCTCCGAgcgaagcccgccgccagccggccTAGGCCAGGCGAAGCCCGAGACCGCCAAAGACGTTccgttgacgccgcccactccgtccgaggccgtcgacagacagacaaagCCTGCGACTACGATTGACGATGTCGGCGAGACTCGCGTGAAGCACGGCTCTATCGACccgctggccggcggcaagcccgAACCCACGGCTACCATTGACGATGTCGGCGAGTCTACCGTCCTCCAAAGCAaggtcccgccgccgccgccgtcgccacctaAGAAGAAGGGTTTTATTCGCAGGCTGAGGAACTTTGTCTTCACTCTCATCCtcctgggcgccgtcgggtTCGGTGGCGGAGTCTGGTACTCGCGGATCAATGATAACTTCCACGACTTCTTCACCGAGTACGTCCCCTTCGGAGAGCAGGCCGTTCTGTACCTGGAGGAGATGGAGTTTAGGAAGCGCTTCCCCCAGGCTTCGGCTTCTGGCTCTAGACCTCGCGAAACCAACGAGCAGGTCCGCATTCCCGCACAGAGCGGCGCCTCCTGGAGGGTGGCCGATAGCGGCGAGCCTGCCGGGCGTCACTCGAGCGCCAACCCTGTGTCCAAGCGGCCGACCAAGCAGCCGGATGAGCCCGCTAAGGCTGAGTCTCCAAAGCCTCCTGCTCAAGAAACTCAACCAGCCCCAGCGAAGCCCGTGGAGAAGGCCACGCCTCAGGTGACTGAGAGGTCGCCCAAGTCTTCTACCGAGTCTTTCAAAGCGCCCGAAGTCAACGAGCCTTCCAAGTTTCCACCTCTGGCACCCATCGATCTCATGGCGCTCCCCGATGCCAAGGAGCCGGTTGTGCGTGACCTGGTTCACATGCTCAATGATCTGATCCTGGTCATCAACGCCGACAACGCCCACGGCAAATACGGTACGACCATCAACAAGGCGAAGAATGAGGTCACCAGAATTGGCGACCGGCTCAAGGCTATGAGGGATGGCgtcgagaagaaggcggccaaAGAGGTCAAATCGTCAATCGAGGAAttcgacaaggccgccacTGAACTCATTAAGCGCGTCGAGAACACCATGCTCGCGCAGGAGATTGATTGGCGCCGCGAGTTTGAGCAGGAGATGACCACGGTGCGCGAGAGCTACGACGAGCGGGTCAAGCTCCTGCTTGAgcgcgagaagaagctcaacgaggagaagctgcacAATCAGCTCTTGGAGCAGGCCGTGGCTCTCAAGAAGGAATTTGTCCAAGAAGTCAAGGAtcgcgtcgagcaggagcgcgAAGGCCGACTGGGCAAGCTGACAGAGCTCTCATCAGCTGTCGCTGATCTGGAGAAACTCACCACCGGGTGGAacgatgtcgtcgactcTAACCTCAAGACACAGCAGCTGCacgtggccgtcgaggccgtccgcgccAGCCTTGAAGATGCCCAACACCCGCGTCCTTTCATTcgcgagctcgtcgctcTGAAGGAGATTGCCAACGACTCTCCCGTAGTTGATGCCGCGATTGCGTCGGTTAACCCGTCGGCCTACCAGCGCGGCATCTCTACGTCGGCACAGCTTATCGACAGATTCCGTCGCGTTGCCAACGAGGTGCGCAAGGCCTCGTTGCTGCCAGAGGATGCGGGCGTCGCCAGTCACGCATCCAGCTGGGTCTTGAGCCACGTCATGTTCAAGAAGGAGGGTCTCGCCGCGGGAGACGACGTGGAAAGCATCCTGACACGCACGCAGACGTATCTGGAAGAGGGAGATCTGGACTCTGCAGCGCGAGAGATGAACGGCTTGCAAGGGTGGGCGAAGACGCTGAGCAAGGACTGGCTTGGCGAGGTGCGCAAGGCGCTGGAAGTCCAGCAAGCTCTCGAC GTCATTGCCACAGAGGCTCGGCTACAGAGTCTGAGGGTGGAGTAA
- a CDS encoding uncharacterized protein (TransMembrane:4 (i120-141o161-182i224-243o553-576i)~COG:S~EggNog:ENOG503P2VQ) — protein sequence MAAQNQQSESTELLNALESSAISQNPHVWSEAQQLEHQQQHEHPGMAEDYDSREPHRVPSSVSEWARPAYQPVPDIAGQPMTTQKYDPSSTSSEVPPEPSKEQQPAQHLPEGERYWGGGWGAEIVCVVFSILCVVAIIIILSRVDGQLLSSWTIAVSPNAVVAVLSTAAKAAMILPVTESISQLKWLFLKRRALGPEHLQQFDNASRGPWGALKLLWHARKSPFPTYIGCLVTIAAIAVDPFTQQILSFEQKSTQMPGVHSSTNRSQVYDNGDLGVTGVGAVVGPTRDGLLQAAAIAGVYDLVSPPPFICPGSNCTYPDFTSLGVCSKCSDVTARTTKSCEDNPGGFRVQQCNFTMPGGFKPEAYATSDAHNGFRYTHLNVSVNATQVPPTQLITLGMIRFAMDDGGGNTHWQDTVTAYECGYEVCAKEYSGWRSINGTVRTGTVRESRLNLTGIGPLVPFTTLEKGFPGNTTFEINFLDIQAMTGALMTIFYTKSGSTDSNSFMAGLYNSPDIVRTVDNIATGMSYRMLSGPNTTAVTGEVFAVQTYMRTHWAWLSLTAVLEVLTCLFLIIVIVATNRARQHAWKSSLAPLLYEDATIDK from the exons ATGGCTGCTCAGAACCAGCAATCGGAATCTACCGAGTTGCTGAATGCCCTGGAGTCTTCTGCTATTTCGCAGAATCCCCATGTCTGGTCGgaggcgcagcagcttgagcaccagcagcagcatgagCACCCCGGCATGGCTGAGGACTACGATTCCCGGGAACCGCATCGGGTCCCTTCTTCAGTTTCAGAATGGGCGCGACCTGCCTACCAGCCGGTTCCGGACATTGCCGGCCAGCCTATGACAACCCAAAAGTACGACCCTTCTTCGACCTCCTCGGAAGTACCTCCAGAGCCAagcaaggagcagcagcccgctcAGCATCTTCCGGAAGGAGAGCGCTACTGGGGAGGTGGTTGGGGCGCGGAGATCGTATGTGTGGTTTTCAGCATCCTCTGCGTGgttgccatcatcatcattctCTCGCGCGTTGACGGTCAGCTGCTCTCGTCATGGACCATAGCTGTCTCGcccaacgccgtcgtcgcggtccTGTCCACCGctgccaaggccgccatgaTCTTGCCAGTCACCGAGAGCATCAGCCAGCTCAAGTGGCTCTTCCTGAAGCGAAGGGCGTTAGG CCCCGAACACCTTCAACAATTTGACAATGCAAGCCGCGGGCCGTGGGGCGCTTTGAAGCTTCTCTGGCATGCCAGGAAGTCGCCCTTTCCCACCTATATCGGTTGcctcgtcaccatcgccgccatcgccgtggaTCCCTTTACGCAGCAGATTCTCAGCTTCGAGCAAAAATCGACTCAGATGCCCGGGGTGCATTCTTCGACAAACAGATCACAAGTCTATGACAACGGTGATCTTGGGGtcaccggcgtcggcgccgttgtTG GTCCGACACGGGACGGCCTTTTGCAAGCCGCGGCGATAGCAGGCGTCTATGACCTGGTCTCTCCACCGCCGTTCATTTGTCCCGGATCCAACTGCACGTACCCAGACTTCACCTCTCTCGGGGTCTGCAGCAAATGCAGCGACGTCACTGCGCGGACCACCAAGAGCTGCGAGGACAACCCAGGAGGGTTTCGCGTCCAACAATGCAACTTCACAATGCCAGGGGGGTTCAAGCCCGAGGCCTATGCGACCAGTGACGCCCATAACGGATTCCGCTACACGCATCTCAACGTAAGCGTCAACGCAACCCAGGTCCCACCAACACAGCTCATCACCTTGGGCATGATACGcttcgccatggacgacggcggaggcAACACTCACTGGCAGGACACTGTGACGGCGTATGAGTGCGGCTACGAGGTGTGCGCCAAGGAGTACTCGGGCTGGAGGTCCATCAACGGAACGGTACGGACTGGCACGGTGCGGGAATCGCGACTGAATCTGACCGGCATCGGACCGCTGGTGCCGTTCACGACGCTCGAGAAGGGGTTTCCCGGGAATACAACCTTCGAGATCAATTTTCTCGATATACAGGCCATGACCGGGGCCCTTATGACCATCTTCTACACCAAAAGCGGCAGCACCGACAGCAACAGCTTCATGGCGGGCCTGTACAACAGCCCCGACATCGTGCGCACCGTCGACAACATCGCGACCGGCATGTCGTATCGCATGCTCTCGGGgcccaacaccaccgccgtgaCCGGCGAGGTGTTTGCTGTGCAGACGTACATGCGCACCCACTGGGCCTGgctgtccttgacggcggttCTCGAAGTTTTGACGTGCCTCTTTCTGATCATCGTGATTGTCGCCACGAACAGGGCACGGCAGCACGCGTGGAAGTCGTCCCTGGCGCCGCTCTTGTACGAGGACGCCACAATCGACAAGTAG